The Armatimonadia bacterium region GCTGATGACCTACGACCTGCGCATGAGAGAAGCGCCCGTCACAGCCCCGCCGGAGATCCTCGTCGTAGCCATCGACGAGCGCTCGATTCAGCAGTTCCAGGCTTGGCCCTGGCCCCGCAGCACCCATGCACGACTCATCGATCGCCTCCGGGCTGCCGGGGCGAAGCTGATTGCCTTTGACGTGGTCTTCGCCGGGCCCTCCGGTGGCGGTGCCGCCTTTGACAAGGAAGTGCCGCTGGAGCAGTGGGGCGAGAGCACCTCTCCGGAGGACAAGACCCTGACCCGCGCCATCAGGAAGGCCGGCAACGTGATTCTGGCCGCTACGCTACCCGAAGGTGAGGGACAGAGCGAGGATAGCGCGCAGGGCTCCCTGCAGGCCCCGGAGATGCCCTATGAGGATTTCCAGGAGGCGGCTTTGGCCGTCGCCCCGGCGAATGTGGTGCGTGACCCGGACAACGTGGTCCGGCACTACTGGCTGACGCTGAAGCACCTGGACGAGACCTATCCCTCGCTGGCGGTGTCCATCGCGTCACACGTCCAGGGGGTATCAGACGCAGAGGTGATCAAGGGAGCCTCCGCGCAAGCGAGCAGCGACGTACCGGCGAATCAGATGCTGCTGTGGTTCAGCCCACTGGAGACCGCAGCCGGCGGCTTCGAGGTGGTCTCCTACTACGATGTCTACAAGGGGCTGGTGCCCGCCGACCGAATCAAGGGTCGGATCGTGGTGGTCGGCGGAACGGCCCCGGTGCTGCAGGACCTCTGGCAGACGCCGATGCTCAGTGGCGCCCGAACCGAGGGCGGTGCCCAGAAGGTCGGACTGGTCCCCGGGGTCGTGGTGCAGGCGACGGCAGTCGCCAATCTGCTGCAGCAGCGTCACCCCGGGCCGGTGACCTGGCCGACGAAGCTGATCGTGGCCCTGGTGGCCTGCCTGCTAGTGGCGCTTGCCCTGGTGTTTCTGCGCCCGCTCACGGTGCTGGTTCTGGTGATGATCCCGGTCAGCGCGCTCCTGCTGATCTTCGGCACCTGGGCTCTCAACGTGCATCACCTGTGGATGCCGGTGGCGGTGCCTGTGTTGGCGGCCTGGACGACCTGCCTGGGAGGCACCACCTACCGCTATATGGCTGAGGAGGCCGGGAAGCGCCGCCTGCGCCGCGCCTGGCAGAGGAGGGTATCGCCCGAGGTGCTCCAGCTTATCCTGCGCGACCCCACCATGACCCAGGTAGAGGCACGGGAGGTCACGGCGACCGTCCTGTTCTCCGACCTGCGAGGGTTCACCACCTTGAGCGCGCTGCACTCGCCACAGGAGCTGGTGCAGGTGCTGAACCACTACCTCACCCGCATGACCGCAGTGATCCTCCGCCA contains the following coding sequences:
- a CDS encoding adenylate/guanylate cyclase domain-containing protein encodes the protein MAIALLAGLLLTYLGQIDLLRRFELMTYDLRMREAPVTAPPEILVVAIDERSIQQFQAWPWPRSTHARLIDRLRAAGAKLIAFDVVFAGPSGGGAAFDKEVPLEQWGESTSPEDKTLTRAIRKAGNVILAATLPEGEGQSEDSAQGSLQAPEMPYEDFQEAALAVAPANVVRDPDNVVRHYWLTLKHLDETYPSLAVSIASHVQGVSDAEVIKGASAQASSDVPANQMLLWFSPLETAAGGFEVVSYYDVYKGLVPADRIKGRIVVVGGTAPVLQDLWQTPMLSGARTEGGAQKVGLVPGVVVQATAVANLLQQRHPGPVTWPTKLIVALVACLLVALALVFLRPLTVLVLVMIPVSALLLIFGTWALNVHHLWMPVAVPVLAAWTTCLGGTTYRYMAEEAGKRRLRRAWQRRVSPEVLQLILRDPTMTQVEAREVTATVLFSDLRGFTTLSALHSPQELVQVLNHYLTRMTAVILRHGGTINKFLGDGIMAVFGDPVPRPDHALRAATAALEMQEDLAKLREETEGGSDVYKSLFMRVGLHTGTMLAGDVGSEDMLEYTVIGDTVNTASRLESLGKEYGTQILMSADTWQQVQGQVQARFLGEVTLRNRPQPIDVYELVGLTGQGEAPEQEAAREAQEDS